The genomic region GGTTAACGTGGGACGGATCGCTAACTGGCTCAACGGTGTTCCTACCGCCGTAACTCGGCGCTCCCGATTGGCGGCTCTGGCTCCGGTGAGCTGATCGTGGCTCTCCGGCGAATAAACCAACAGTATCTATGCCGGCGTTTACTTGATCTTTGCCGGACTCTACGATAGGCGCCATTCCACCAGCTCCGGCCCGCCGCCTTCGGCGGGGAACATCTGGACCCTGAAGCGTATATCCGGGTGGTGGGTGTCCTTGCCGCCCCGCGTGTTGTAAGCGTCGACGAACCGGCACCGGTACTCGCCGGGGAAGGTCTCGTCGGTAAGCCCCACCTCGAGCCTCACGGTCACCTCTTTCTCTCCGCCGCCGTCACCGTGCATGGATATGACGCGACCGCTCGCGTCTTCCCTGAAAAGGGCATCGACCCGGGAGACGCCGCTTGAGTCCCTCAGGTCCAGCTCCAGTGTGATAGTGTCCCCAACCGTGTAAGTCCTCACCGCTCTTTCTCCTCTCCCGAACGGCTCCCTCTTCGCCGTCGTTGGTCGCTCGCCGGCTTTCTCCGCCCGGAACCCCGAACCGGAACCCGACCGCCTCCGCCCGCCTTCCTGCGGATCGCGCCGCCCTGGCAAGTTGACGCTCCATACGCGCCGGTATAGCATTATTTCGATTGTCGTTCAACTATAGGAGAGTATCGCGTGCGAGCGATCGACGACAAAGAGAAGGATCTGGAGCGGATCGCGAGCGAGGGCGTCTGCGAGGTGGACGTCATCCACGCGGAGGCCGTGCGGCGAGCTCGGGAGGCTTTGCCGGAGGAGGAGGTCACGCGGAGGGCGACGGAGATCTTCGGGCTCCTCTCCGACCCCACGCGGTCACGCATCGTCTACGCCCTCTCGGTGGAGGAGCTGTGCGTCTGTGATGTAGCCGCGGTGGCGGGGCTCTCCATCAGCGCCGCGAGCCACCAGCTCAAGCGC from Rubrobacter calidifluminis harbors:
- a CDS encoding ArsR/SmtB family transcription factor; translation: MRAIDDKEKDLERIASEGVCEVDVIHAEAVRRAREALPEEEVTRRATEIFGLLSDPTRSRIVYALSVEELCVCDVAAVAGLSISAASHQLKRLRDRGVVSFRKEGRLAYYRLEDEHLRRLLEDCVGHVLAERGATSA